In the genome of Drosophila pseudoobscura strain MV-25-SWS-2005 chromosome 3, UCI_Dpse_MV25, whole genome shotgun sequence, one region contains:
- the FAM21 gene encoding WASH complex subunit 2: MDIDSEIADITAQAPEWNFAGDCALLALMKRISQNLHERGERTTRNLREFETSVKEADIAMSNATNSLRSLQFGQQFVEYRVQEVDDDDFQMPAEKKKKPEPLPKSSEEMSKEFLENNLRMFRKNFEPVTIDVPDSDDDDAPVDSTTIFRAKNPYDAIPLPYIIGSREWQEHKYAGLYDSKENSDDEKSEEFSSSSSDERESVSSKTPTQGNKFVQPQLSDSSSLASATMGPVVVSPPKLQIPANAAPILAPADQPREAVANRTQPRPIISSQRNPHERDLFAALRQSPPSDDPPSTSSSPRSSPAIGHRNTAARLPIASEASLSSSNSSTVHHPPPGLFDEAVPPQIPKKTEANPSPIKRKPINLFNDDEFNSLMSEIVDKVQTKSGNNSTSAGTSHQRNKLPEVVQAIKQDTPKQINEIVLTQPRPKTVNLFDDSPPLSPIPTQTPLNDATNDLSRAIFNDGPSSLSATSIENPPKKSAKPLPKSLFDDDLEDDFLSSFSPKPKPPEQKLKSSLFDDDDLDIDDIFVKPSMQPNKLSERLVGKNSLFDDDDQYDVTDLFGSKKKPIEVQENKKEEDLLVEKKTETPMARKKDLFDDIQDEDLFGTPKSKNLFARGGEPSEAREAETKTEKLKEPVEIVQEKAQPAQEIEEKKQEVLSENGYIHQKPPASIEIIEEKSNPQQVSRVQVVACETADLFNEDFSDDDSFMSTAKPKSEDAAAGAMEISKEIEPQELDKEIKPLKLPETILPTPEPPNKTEDEIPNKDKVDVMADLFGSPKIGAPVSETPPPDDLDDDEDPIITMVADITNKTSKVSTTEPEADIDAAQQIMQNYTSLFSEEPPDDSEFFQTLGSSSLSSLSASKMFENEQDFFEPALPKIPVANKSSAATPGDHGAIGLFSDVPPDDDDDSAESQKHAAAHPIDVPSHTTRIHTIFYDDFSETARAGAVEKSNPTKPSIVEEEHQEEPSDEVDRSKVQEASNLSAPTSPVKKLKMPNININVQALLPGTGGGLPKFPKKQEPASPTQEAEVSTSGANPSSATSPRPNEDFTPSGGDNGLQHVNKTRARGPARRRPSTRQGRKENYAKSVLAEGQQPTAEVAPQSTATAPKKTPTLAKLVRSFLDSDDEDEDLFATAKTVPAAIQTVSSAESQVIPAAKTMGAPKAKVLTTRLPSEPPEDYIQPKAHTLAVRPAKLFDESDDDDDLFASAAASAPLPSVQAKVPSKPPAASLFSSDEDEDFKVPAKIAPKKKIVPAQSSKSNTLFSDDEDDDDLFGGAATSKQAKPQPLPHNASKPAPSRTRTATTIPASSGDNPLADLLGFK, encoded by the exons ATGGATATAGATTCTGAAATTGCAGATATAACTGCCCAGGCGCCAGAATGGAACTTTGCTGGCGATTGTGCTCTCCTGGCTCTAATGAAGCGCATCTCCCAG AACCTACACGAACGAGGGGAACGGACCACTCGGAATCTAAGAGAATTCGAAACTAGTGTCAAGGAAGCCGATATAGCGATGAGCAATGCTACCAACAGCCTGCGCTCTCTTCAGTTCGGGCAACAGTTTGTGGAGTATCGGGTGCAGGAGGTTGACGATGACGACTTTCAGATGCCTGcagaaaagaagaagaag CCTGAGCCTCTCCCAAAAAGTTCCGAGGAAATGTCGAAAGAATTTCTAGAAAACAATCTGCGAATGTTTCGCAAGAACTTTGAGCCGGTGACCATTGACGTGCCCGATTCGGACGACGACGATGCGCCAGTTGATTCTAC AACAATCTTTCGCGCCAAGAACCCGTACGATGCCATTCCCTTGCCCTACATTATTGGCTCTAGGGAATGGCAGGAGCACAAGTATGCTGGACTCTATGATAGCAAAGAGAACAGCGATGATGAGAAGTCGGAGGAATTCTCCTCCAGCTCATCGGATGAGAGGGAGTCAGTGTCTAGTAAAACACCTACGCAAGGGAACAAATTCGTGCAGCCACAGCTATCCGACTCTTCCTCCTTGGCCTCGGCGACCATGGGGCCGGTAGTTGTGTCCCCACCTAAGCTTCAGATTCCTGCCAATGCAGCTCCTATCTTAGCCCCTGCTGACCAGCCAAGGGAAGCTGTTGCCAATAGGACACAGCCACGTCCAATTATAAGCAGTCAACGGAATCCCCATGAACGTGACTTGTTTGCTGCCCTTCGGCAATCACCGCCAAGCGATGATCCGCCGTCTACTTCATCCTCGCCCAGATCGTCGCCTGCCATTGGCCACAGGAATACAGCTGCTCGCTTGCCAATTGCATCGGAGGCCTCTCTGagctccagcaacagcagcacagtCCATCACCCACCGCCAGGGCTATTCGACGAAGCTGTGCCCCCACAAATTCCCAAGAAAACTGAGGCTAATCCCAGCCCAATTAAGCGCAAGCCTATAAATCTCTTTAATGATGATGAATTCAACTCTTTAATGTCTGAAATCGTGGACAAGGTGCAGACCAAGTCGGGAAACAACTCTACATCCGCTGGTACATCGCATCAACGAAACAAGTTGCCCGAAGTGGTTCAAGCAATCAAACAGGACACTCCCAAGCAGATCAATGAGATTGTATTAACTCAGCCCAGGCCCAAAACTGTTAATCTCTTTGATGACAGTCCACCGTTGAGTCCCATTCCAACGCAGACTCCGCTTAATGATGCGACCAATGATCTGTCTAGGGCCATCTTTAATGACGGGCCGTCATCTTTGAGTGCCACGTCGATTGAAAATCCTCCCAAAAAGTCTGCGAAACCGTTGCCAAAGTCTCTTTTTGATGATGATCTGGAAGATGACTTCCTAAGCTCCTTTTCCCCCAAACCAAAGCCACCAGAACAAAAACTTAAATCCTCCCTATTCGATGACGATGATTTGGATATAGATGATATATTTGTCAAGCCATCGATGCAGCCGAACAAACTCTCAGAGAGATTAGTTGGGAAAAACTCTCTGTTTGATGATGACGACCAGTATGATGTCACTGATTTGTTTGGCTCAAAGAAGAAACCCATTGAAGTCCAGGAgaacaaaaaagaggaagaTCTGTTAGttgaaaagaaaacagaaacgcCTATGGCTCGAAAGAAAGATCTTTTTGATGACATCCAGGATGAGGACCTATTCGGAACTCCAAAGTCCAAGAACTTATTTGCCAGGGGCGGGGAACCATCAGAAGCGAGAGAAGCTGAAACCAAAACGGAGAAATTAAAGGAACCTGTTGAGATTGTTCAAGAAAAAGCCCAGCCAGCGCAGGAAATTGAAGAGAAGAAACAAGAAGTATTATCGGAGAACGGATATATTCACCAAAAACCCCCAGCATCCATTGAGATTATTGAAGAGAAATCGAACCCTCAGCAGGTTAGCAGGGTGCAAGTAGTTGCATGCGAAACGGCTGACTTGTTTAACGAAGATTTCAGCGATGATGATTCATTTATGAGCACAGCAAAGCCCAAGTCagaagatgctgctgctggtgccatgGAAATAAGTAAAGAGATTGAGCCACAAGAGTTGGACAAAGAAATTAAGCCACTGAAACTGCCAGAGACAATCCTGCCAACTCCGGAGCCACCGAACAAAACAGAAGATGAAATTCCCAACAAAGACAAAGTCGATGTCATGGCTGATCTATTTGGCAGCCCGAAAATCGGAGCACCTGTCTCAGAGACCCCTCCGCCGGATGACCTGGATGACGATGAAGACCCTATCATAACTATGGTGGCTGATATCACAAATAAAACATCCAAAGTCTCTACGACGGAACCTGAAGCTGACATCGATGCTGCCCAGCAAATCATGCAGAACTACACAAGTCTTTTCTCCGAGGAGCCTCCGGATGACAGCGAGTTCTTCCAGACActaggcagcagcagcctcagcaGCTTGAGTGCCTCGAAAATGTTTGAGAACGAGCAGGACTTCTTTGAGCCGGCGCTGCCCAAGATTCCCGTTGCAAACAAGAGCTCGGCAGCGACTCCCGGCGACCATGGGGCTATTGGTTTGTTCAGCGATGTGCCAcccgatgacgatgacgactcTGCTGAGAGTCAGAAGCATGCTGCAGCACATCCCATCGATGTTCCTTCGCACACAACCCGGATCCATACGATTTTCTATGATGACTTCAGTGAAACGGCTAGAGCAGGAGCCGTAGAGAAAAGCAATCCCACCAAACCTTCCAtcgtggaggaggagcatcaAGAAGAACCATCCGATGAAGTAGACCGCAGCAAGGTACAAGAAGCATCTAACTTGTCTGCTCCCACATCTCCCGTGAAGAAACTGAAGATGCCCAATATCAACATCAATGTTCAGGCTTTGCTTCCTGGCACCGGAGGAGGCCTGCCCAAGTTCCCAAAGAAGCAGGAGCCTGCGTCTCCTACACAAGAAGCAGAGGTATCAACATCAGGTGCTAACCCATCGAGTGCCACCTCACCCAGGCCCAATGAGGACTTCACACCCAGTGGCGGGGATAATGGCCTTCAACACGTGAACAAAACACGGGCTCGAGGACCGGCTCGGAGGCGACCATCGACCAGGCAGGGCAGGAAAGAGAACTACGCCAAGAGTGTGCTGGCAGAGGGGCAGCAGCCAACGGCTGAGGTAGCTCCACAATctacagcaacagctccaAAAAAGACACCGACTCTGGCCAAACTGGTACGATCTTTTTTGGACAGtgatgatgaagatgaggACCTTTTTGCTACTGCTAAGACAGTGCCGGCTGCGATACAAACCGTTTCATCAGCGGAAAGCCAGGTGATTCCTGCCGCTAAGACTATGGGAGCTCCTAAAGCTAAGGTACTGACTACTCGTCTGCCCAGTGAGCCGCCAGAGGATTACATACAGCCCAAAGCACATACGCTGGCGGTGAGACCAGCCAAGTTGTTCGATGAgagcgatgacgatgatgatttGTTTGCCAGTGCAGCAGCGTCCGCCccactgccctctgtccagGCCAAGGTGCCCTCCAAACCGCCAGCAGCTTCTCTGTTTAGCAgcgacgaggatgaggactTCAAGGTGCCGGCGAAGATTGCTCCTAAGAAAAAGATCGTGCCTGCCCAGTCGAGCAAGAGCAATACCCTCTTTAGCGACGATGAAGACGACGATGATCTATTCGGAGGAGCTGCGACGAGCAAGCAGGCCAAGCCTCAGCCTCTGCCCCACAATGCGAGTAAGCCCGCTCCTAGCAGAACCCGCACTGCAACAACCATTCCAGCCAGCTCTGGCGACAATCCCCTGGCCGATCTGTTGGGCTTTAAGTGA
- the LOC6898488 gene encoding PIN2/TERF1-interacting telomerase inhibitor 1 isoform X2, translating to MAMLAEPRRRKRYNLCPRGKALYEDDARFGTKMLEKMGWSKGKGLGANEDGQRDFVRVRLKNDAEGLGFEARDDQWTVHEEGFSGLLKSLNGGTDETNGTNGAASASEDEARPMGFGFKAAEPEEPPKKKLKERISGISLEEASKASKARVHYKKFTRGKDLSQYSEKDLANIFGKKATEEIDAPVKIELTQVEEKEINPNFSGVTTVATGLSVHDYFKQKLEAMKNKIKNGSGNTLTQSPRTDEEVQTESAQSEPIKKKKKKDKERTAKVPAEEEENVEPKQKKKKSKRASDQQVEQSDTTAEDKPVEVVSLHETSAKTKKKSKETRETIANVLEEESLKKKKKSRKDKKVAETKEDAESEAATAVPDDSENTSPSKSKKKKRSKETVDSLSEPVGEETNKASGNTPEDKNESPEAPLKKKKKSKKVVEEEEQSVTPVLDKAEKSSKKKNKLGRDVPEDSAPAAVTGKKHKDSTNSKCLI from the exons atggctaTGCTGGCAGAACCACGTCGCCGCAAACGGTACAATTTGTGCCCGCGCGGCAAGGCCCTGTACGAAG ATGATGCTCGCTTTGGCACCAAAATGCTCGAGAAAATGGGATGGTCCAAAGGAAAAGGTCTCGGCGCCAACGAGGACGGCCAACGGGACTTCGTTCGTGTTCGCTTGAAGAACGACGCTGAAGGATTGGGCTTCGAGGCAAGAGATGATCAGTGGACCGTTCATGAGGAGGGATTCAGTGGACTCCTTAAATCGCTCAATGGTGGCACTGATGAAACCAATGGTACAAACGGAGCGGCCTCCGCATCTGAAGATGAGGCTAGACCAATGGGGTTTGGGTTTAAAGCTGCAGAACCAGAAGAGCCGCCCAAAAAGAAGCTCAAAGAGAGGATCAGTGGCATATCGCTGGAGGAGGCGTCAAAGGCGAGCAAGGCGCGTGTGCACTACAAGAAATTCACACGGGGTAAGGATTTATCGCAGTACAGCGAAAAGGACCTGGCCAATATATTCGGCAAAAAGGCCACCGAAGAGATTGACGCACCAGTAAAGATAGAACTAACTCAAGTGGAGGAAAAGGAGATAAATCCCAATTTTAGTGGTGTGACAACAGTAGCCACTGGACTTTCTGTCCATGATTACTTCAAACAAAAATTGGAAGCCATGAAAAATAAGATCAaaaatggaagtggaaataCCCTTACGCAAAGCCCTCGCACTGATGAGGAGGTCCAGACAGAGAGCGCCCAAAGTGAGCCTatcaaaaaaaagaagaaaaaggacAAGGAGAGAACGGCCAAAGTGCCTGCTGAGGAGGAAGAAAATGTTGAGCctaagcaaaagaaaaagaagtcGAAACGTGCCTCCGACCAACAAGTTGAGCAGTCAGATACAACTGCAGAAGACAAACCAGTGGAAGTAGTATCTTTACATGAAACGTCTGCCAAAActaaaaagaaatcaaaggaAACGAGGGAGACCATTGCAAATGTTTTAGAAGAAGAGTCcttaaagaagaaaaagaagtcAAGGAAAGACAAGAAAGTCGCCGAGACCAAGGAGGATGCAGAATCCGAAGCTGCGACAGCCGTTCCAGATGACTCTGAGAATACCTCTCCGTCCAAGAgtaaaaagaagaaaagatcGAAAGAAACAGTTGATAGCCTTTCAGAGCCTGTGGGGGAGGAAACAAACAAAGCCTCGGGCAATACGCCAGAAGATAAAAACGAATCCCCAGAAGCACcactaaaaaagaaaaagaagtcGAAGAAAGTCGTGGAGGAAGAGGAGCAATCAGTGACGCCTGTTCTCGATAAAGCTGAAAAATCCTCcaagaaaaagaacaagttGGGTCGCGATGTACCTGAAGATTCTGCCCCAGCAGCTGTCACAGGAAAGAAGCACAAGGACTCA ACAAATTCCAAATGTTTGATATGA
- the LOC6898488 gene encoding PIN2/TERF1-interacting telomerase inhibitor 1 isoform X1, whose product MAMLAEPRRRKRYNLCPRGKALYEDDARFGTKMLEKMGWSKGKGLGANEDGQRDFVRVRLKNDAEGLGFEARDDQWTVHEEGFSGLLKSLNGGTDETNGTNGAASASEDEARPMGFGFKAAEPEEPPKKKLKERISGISLEEASKASKARVHYKKFTRGKDLSQYSEKDLANIFGKKATEEIDAPVKIELTQVEEKEINPNFSGVTTVATGLSVHDYFKQKLEAMKNKIKNGSGNTLTQSPRTDEEVQTESAQSEPIKKKKKKDKERTAKVPAEEEENVEPKQKKKKSKRASDQQVEQSDTTAEDKPVEVVSLHETSAKTKKKSKETRETIANVLEEESLKKKKKSRKDKKVAETKEDAESEAATAVPDDSENTSPSKSKKKKRSKETVDSLSEPVGEETNKASGNTPEDKNESPEAPLKKKKKSKKVVEEEEQSVTPVLDKAEKSSKKKNKLGRDVPEDSAPAAVTGKKHKDSVSAEPKSSGDKSDQSADEDQHEELLSLDEIKEKIKSFNIYTISQFCADKFQMFDMNAFRESSLAEITGYGCSANMELRVEEMKNDDKRIMDLWKNESYASYKKSDRFTNTRYPNQVKRTTLRAVKKRFAFQAI is encoded by the exons atggctaTGCTGGCAGAACCACGTCGCCGCAAACGGTACAATTTGTGCCCGCGCGGCAAGGCCCTGTACGAAG ATGATGCTCGCTTTGGCACCAAAATGCTCGAGAAAATGGGATGGTCCAAAGGAAAAGGTCTCGGCGCCAACGAGGACGGCCAACGGGACTTCGTTCGTGTTCGCTTGAAGAACGACGCTGAAGGATTGGGCTTCGAGGCAAGAGATGATCAGTGGACCGTTCATGAGGAGGGATTCAGTGGACTCCTTAAATCGCTCAATGGTGGCACTGATGAAACCAATGGTACAAACGGAGCGGCCTCCGCATCTGAAGATGAGGCTAGACCAATGGGGTTTGGGTTTAAAGCTGCAGAACCAGAAGAGCCGCCCAAAAAGAAGCTCAAAGAGAGGATCAGTGGCATATCGCTGGAGGAGGCGTCAAAGGCGAGCAAGGCGCGTGTGCACTACAAGAAATTCACACGGGGTAAGGATTTATCGCAGTACAGCGAAAAGGACCTGGCCAATATATTCGGCAAAAAGGCCACCGAAGAGATTGACGCACCAGTAAAGATAGAACTAACTCAAGTGGAGGAAAAGGAGATAAATCCCAATTTTAGTGGTGTGACAACAGTAGCCACTGGACTTTCTGTCCATGATTACTTCAAACAAAAATTGGAAGCCATGAAAAATAAGATCAaaaatggaagtggaaataCCCTTACGCAAAGCCCTCGCACTGATGAGGAGGTCCAGACAGAGAGCGCCCAAAGTGAGCCTatcaaaaaaaagaagaaaaaggacAAGGAGAGAACGGCCAAAGTGCCTGCTGAGGAGGAAGAAAATGTTGAGCctaagcaaaagaaaaagaagtcGAAACGTGCCTCCGACCAACAAGTTGAGCAGTCAGATACAACTGCAGAAGACAAACCAGTGGAAGTAGTATCTTTACATGAAACGTCTGCCAAAActaaaaagaaatcaaaggaAACGAGGGAGACCATTGCAAATGTTTTAGAAGAAGAGTCcttaaagaagaaaaagaagtcAAGGAAAGACAAGAAAGTCGCCGAGACCAAGGAGGATGCAGAATCCGAAGCTGCGACAGCCGTTCCAGATGACTCTGAGAATACCTCTCCGTCCAAGAgtaaaaagaagaaaagatcGAAAGAAACAGTTGATAGCCTTTCAGAGCCTGTGGGGGAGGAAACAAACAAAGCCTCGGGCAATACGCCAGAAGATAAAAACGAATCCCCAGAAGCACcactaaaaaagaaaaagaagtcGAAGAAAGTCGTGGAGGAAGAGGAGCAATCAGTGACGCCTGTTCTCGATAAAGCTGAAAAATCCTCcaagaaaaagaacaagttGGGTCGCGATGTACCTGAAGATTCTGCCCCAGCAGCTGTCACAGGAAAGAAGCACAAGGACTCAGTAAGTGCTGAACCCAAATCATCCGGCGATAAAAGCGATCAATCAGCCGATGAAGATCAGCATGAGGAGCTCTTATCTCTGGacgaaataaaagaaaaaatcaaatcattcAATATTTATACCATCTCTCAATTTTGCGCAGACAAATTCCAAATGTTTGATATGAATGCGTTTCGAGAATCGTCGCTGGCTGAAATAACAGGCTACGGGTGCAGCGCGAACATGGAGTTGAGGGTAGAGGAGATGAAGAACGACGACAAGCGAATTATGGACCTTTGGAAGAATGAATCGTATGCTAGCTATAAGAAATCTGACAGATTTACAAACACCAGATATCCGAATCAGGTGAAGCGCACGACGCTACGGGCCGTGAAGAAAAGATTCGCATTTCAGGCCATTTGA